The Agromyces mangrovi genome contains a region encoding:
- the pyrH gene encoding UMP kinase — protein sequence MAGTNTRRRVLLKLSGEAFGGGSLGVNPDVVSALAREIAEAAAQVEIAVVVGGGNFFRGAELSQRGMDRGRADYMGMLGTVMNALALQDFLEQAGAETRVQSAIEMTQVAEPYIPRRAERHLEKGRVVIFGAGAGLPYFSTDTVAAQRALEIGADVVLVAKNGVDGVYTDDPRTNPDAVKIDSISYQDALQRGLKVVDSTAFSLCMDNGMPMQVFGMQPSGNVTAAILGSDLGTLVGNGAAAAG from the coding sequence ATGGCTGGTACGAACACGCGCAGGCGCGTCCTGTTGAAGCTCTCGGGGGAGGCGTTCGGCGGTGGGTCGCTCGGCGTGAACCCCGACGTGGTGAGCGCGCTCGCGCGCGAGATCGCCGAGGCGGCCGCTCAGGTCGAGATCGCGGTGGTGGTCGGTGGTGGCAACTTCTTCCGCGGCGCCGAGCTCTCGCAGCGCGGCATGGACCGCGGTCGAGCCGACTACATGGGCATGCTCGGCACGGTCATGAACGCGCTCGCCCTGCAGGACTTCCTCGAGCAGGCGGGCGCCGAGACCCGCGTGCAGTCGGCGATCGAGATGACCCAGGTCGCGGAGCCCTACATCCCGCGCCGCGCGGAGCGCCACCTCGAGAAGGGGCGCGTCGTCATCTTCGGCGCCGGCGCCGGCCTGCCGTACTTCTCGACCGACACGGTCGCGGCGCAGCGCGCGCTCGAGATCGGCGCCGACGTCGTCCTCGTCGCCAAGAACGGCGTGGACGGCGTCTACACCGACGACCCGCGCACCAACCCGGACGCGGTCAAGATCGACTCGATCAGCTACCAGGACGCGCTCCAGCGCGGCCTCAAGGTGGTCGACTCGACCGCGTTCAGCCTCTGCATGGACAACGGCATGCCGATGCAGGTGTTCGGCATGCAGCCGAGCGGCAACGTCACCGCCGCCATCCTGGGCAGCGACCTGGGCACGCTCGTCGGCAACGGCGCGGCCGCGGCGGGGTAG
- a CDS encoding phosphatidate cytidylyltransferase — MTEPDDTNDIDPGPPGAPSELRAHMQARRVELERQFEATRAQFDATQERIQARTGRNLLLAIAIGLVLGGGLLVSLLIVKELFMVFAGLLVGFTTAELATALRRAGYAVPRIPTVVGAVAVVPAAYYGGVAGQLIGVLGAILLVSVWRVVEQIIPATRRDSKLLPDLSAGVFVQVYVTFLAAFVVVLTAQDGGQWWALGFIVIVVLADTGAYAAGLTLGKHPMAPVISPKKTWEGFAGGAITCLVAGVLVGLFMLGTTWWFGLLFGAAIFLSATLGDLAESLIKRDIGIKDMSSRLPGHGGFLDRLDSILPSAAVAFTAFLLFSGV, encoded by the coding sequence ATGACAGAGCCCGACGACACCAACGACATCGATCCGGGTCCGCCGGGCGCGCCCTCCGAGCTGCGGGCGCACATGCAGGCGCGACGGGTCGAGCTCGAGCGACAGTTCGAGGCGACGCGCGCGCAGTTCGACGCGACGCAGGAGCGCATCCAGGCGCGCACGGGGCGCAACCTGCTGCTCGCGATCGCCATCGGGCTCGTGCTCGGCGGCGGTCTGCTGGTGAGCCTGCTCATCGTCAAGGAACTGTTCATGGTGTTCGCCGGCCTCCTGGTCGGCTTCACGACGGCCGAGCTCGCCACCGCGCTCCGCCGCGCCGGCTACGCCGTGCCGCGGATCCCCACCGTGGTCGGTGCCGTCGCGGTCGTGCCCGCCGCGTACTACGGCGGGGTCGCGGGCCAGCTCATCGGCGTCCTCGGCGCGATCCTCCTGGTCAGCGTCTGGCGCGTGGTGGAGCAGATCATCCCCGCGACGCGGCGCGACTCGAAGCTCCTGCCCGACCTGTCGGCGGGCGTGTTCGTGCAGGTGTACGTCACGTTCCTCGCGGCGTTCGTCGTCGTGCTGACCGCGCAGGACGGCGGCCAGTGGTGGGCACTCGGCTTCATCGTGATCGTGGTGCTCGCCGACACCGGCGCCTACGCCGCCGGACTCACGCTCGGCAAGCACCCCATGGCGCCCGTGATCAGCCCGAAGAAGACCTGGGAGGGCTTCGCGGGCGGCGCCATCACGTGCCTCGTCGCGGGCGTGCTCGTCGGCCTGTTCATGCTCGGCACCACGTGGTGGTTCGGCCTGCTGTTCGGCGCCGCGATCTTCCTCTCCGCGACGCTCGGCGACCTGGCCGAGTCGCTCATCAAGCGCGACATCGGCATCAAGGACATGAGTTCCAGGCTCCCGGGCCACGGCGGGTTCCTCGACCGGCTCGACTCGATCCTGCCGTCGGCGGCGGTCGCCTTCACAGCCTTCCTGCTCTTCTCCGGCGTCTGA
- the tsf gene encoding translation elongation factor Ts produces MANVSIADIKALREQLGTGMSDTKAALVEADGDLEKATEILRLKGAKGNAKRADRSTSEGLVAATENGNGTATLIELACETDFVAKGDKFVGLADRVLAAVAAAGADSVEAALAAPAEGKTVADVISEEAAILGEKVELRRVALVQGEQFSIYLHKTSKDLPPQVGVVLGFAGDDAETARSVAQHISFAAPEYLTREDVPAEAVEKERALVEQITREEGKPEAALPKIVEGRLGAYFKQVALLEQDYAKDNKLKVSNVLADAGLTVSGFARFKVGA; encoded by the coding sequence ATGGCAAACGTCAGCATCGCCGACATCAAGGCGCTGCGCGAGCAGCTCGGCACCGGCATGAGCGACACCAAGGCCGCCCTCGTCGAGGCGGACGGTGACCTCGAGAAGGCGACCGAGATCCTGCGCCTCAAGGGCGCCAAGGGCAACGCGAAGCGCGCCGACCGCTCGACCTCGGAGGGCCTCGTGGCCGCGACCGAGAACGGCAACGGCACCGCGACGCTCATCGAGCTGGCCTGCGAGACCGACTTCGTCGCCAAGGGCGACAAGTTCGTCGGCCTCGCCGACCGCGTGCTCGCCGCCGTCGCGGCAGCCGGTGCCGACTCGGTCGAGGCGGCGCTCGCCGCTCCCGCCGAGGGCAAGACGGTCGCCGACGTGATCAGCGAGGAGGCGGCCATCCTCGGTGAGAAGGTCGAGCTCCGCCGCGTCGCGCTCGTGCAGGGCGAGCAGTTCTCGATCTACCTGCACAAGACGTCGAAGGACCTGCCCCCGCAGGTCGGCGTCGTGCTCGGCTTCGCCGGCGACGACGCGGAGACCGCCCGCTCGGTCGCGCAGCACATCTCGTTCGCCGCGCCGGAGTACCTCACCCGTGAGGACGTCCCGGCCGAGGCCGTCGAGAAGGAGCGCGCGCTCGTCGAGCAGATCACGCGCGAGGAGGGCAAGCCGGAGGCGGCACTGCCCAAGATCGTCGAGGGTCGCCTGGGCGCATACTTCAAGCAGGTCGCACTGCTCGAGCAGGACTACGCCAAGGACAACAAGCTGAAGGTGAGCAACGTGCTCGCCGACGCCGGGCTCACCGTGAGCGGCTTCGCCCGCTTCAAGGTCGGCGCCTGA
- a CDS encoding phosphodiesterase: protein MSRIPLGQDEAPTHVIAHLSDSHFLAGGAPLHGAIDTDRTFARALEQVEASGRPIDAIVLTGDIADLGEPEAYARIRGMVEPVAERIGAEVVWVMGNHDERTPFRAGLLQAGRAPGSGEDPVDYAVDVAGLRIVALDSTDGGYHHGRLDETQLDWLAGVLDDAPEHGAVIALHHPPLATPLPVMEVLELQHRDAFARVIAGAGDRVRGILAGHMHYGSSGVFAGAPVSVAAATAYTMDLSAPARELVGVDAGQAFALVEVRPTGLISATVPIGRPTRVSGFDGEFLDRLEALAPAERIELFSRKR, encoded by the coding sequence GTGTCGAGGATCCCGCTCGGGCAGGACGAGGCCCCCACCCACGTCATCGCGCACCTGAGCGACTCGCACTTCCTCGCCGGCGGCGCGCCGCTGCACGGGGCGATCGACACGGATCGCACGTTCGCCCGCGCGCTCGAGCAGGTCGAGGCATCCGGCCGCCCCATCGACGCGATCGTGCTGACGGGCGACATCGCCGACCTCGGCGAGCCCGAGGCGTACGCGCGCATCCGGGGCATGGTCGAGCCGGTGGCCGAGCGCATCGGCGCCGAGGTCGTCTGGGTCATGGGCAACCACGACGAGCGCACCCCGTTCCGCGCCGGTCTGCTGCAGGCGGGCCGAGCGCCGGGCAGCGGGGAGGACCCCGTCGACTACGCCGTCGACGTCGCCGGCCTCCGCATCGTCGCGCTCGACTCCACCGATGGCGGGTACCACCACGGGCGGCTCGACGAGACGCAACTCGACTGGCTGGCCGGCGTGCTCGACGACGCCCCCGAGCACGGCGCGGTCATCGCGCTGCATCACCCGCCGCTGGCCACGCCGCTCCCGGTCATGGAGGTGCTCGAGCTCCAGCACCGCGACGCGTTCGCGCGCGTGATCGCCGGTGCCGGCGACCGCGTCCGCGGCATCCTCGCCGGGCACATGCACTACGGGTCGTCGGGCGTCTTCGCCGGGGCACCGGTCTCGGTCGCCGCGGCCACCGCGTACACGATGGATCTCTCCGCGCCGGCGCGCGAACTCGTCGGCGTCGATGCCGGTCAGGCGTTCGCGCTGGTCGAGGTGCGGCCCACGGGCCTCATCTCGGCGACGGTGCCGATCGGCCGGCCGACGCGGGTGTCGGGCTTCGACGGCGAGTTCCTCGACCGGCTGGAGGCGCTCGCCCCGGCGGAGCGCATCGAGCTGTTCTCCCGCAAGCGGTGA
- a CDS encoding alpha/beta hydrolase — protein sequence MTSETSGTEIRAGAELPARREEVELETSDGLTLVGELALPEGGAPTATLVTLHPLPTAGGFMDSHILRKAAARLPALANVAVLRFNTRGTESPRGRSEGAFDHGEAERHDVDAAMAFVAERGLPRPWLVGWSFGTELALKYGRPHDVEGLILLSPPLHRTDDEELQAWAGDERRIVALIPEHDDFLQPDEARVRFSLVPHLELIAVEDGRHLWVGETQTRRVLDEIVRVVAPSVPVPLPTRWPA from the coding sequence ATGACGAGCGAGACGAGTGGAACCGAGATCCGCGCGGGCGCTGAGCTGCCCGCGCGGCGCGAGGAGGTCGAGCTCGAGACGAGCGACGGCCTCACCCTGGTGGGCGAGCTGGCGCTGCCCGAGGGCGGCGCGCCCACGGCGACGCTCGTGACGCTGCATCCGCTGCCCACCGCCGGCGGGTTCATGGACTCGCACATCCTCCGCAAGGCCGCCGCCCGGCTGCCCGCGCTCGCGAACGTCGCCGTGCTGCGGTTCAACACGCGCGGCACCGAGTCGCCGCGCGGGCGCAGCGAGGGCGCGTTCGACCACGGCGAGGCGGAGCGCCACGACGTCGACGCGGCGATGGCGTTCGTCGCCGAGCGCGGACTGCCCCGCCCGTGGCTCGTCGGCTGGTCGTTCGGCACCGAGCTGGCGCTGAAGTACGGGCGGCCGCACGACGTCGAGGGGCTCATCCTGCTCTCGCCGCCCCTGCACCGCACCGACGACGAGGAGCTGCAGGCGTGGGCGGGCGACGAGCGCCGCATCGTCGCGCTCATCCCCGAGCACGACGACTTCCTGCAGCCCGACGAGGCGCGCGTGCGGTTCTCGCTCGTGCCGCACCTCGAGCTCATCGCGGTCGAGGACGGCCGGCACCTGTGGGTGGGGGAGACGCAGACGCGCCGCGTGCTCGACGAGATCGTGCGGGTCGTGGCCCCGTCGGTGCCGGTGCCGCTGCCGACGCGCTGGCCAGCCTGA
- a CDS encoding lytic transglycosylase domain-containing protein: protein MPARRSAKQAVTVVFAFAASVSFVLVQLVDPYAGATASGEYRASGDRFGGEATQAVEVTGDYDFTATRNEYVVEAKPEPAAVAETPLTLAAPPAVVPDPGSAQAYAATAVASRGWGSGEFDCLVALWNKESGWRVNAMNPYSGAYGIPQALPGSKMATAGADWQTNAATQIEWGLGYIAGRYGTPCGAWSHSQSVGWY, encoded by the coding sequence GTGCCCGCCCGCCGCTCCGCGAAGCAGGCCGTGACGGTCGTGTTCGCCTTCGCGGCATCCGTCTCGTTCGTGCTCGTGCAGCTGGTCGACCCGTACGCCGGCGCGACCGCGTCGGGGGAGTACCGCGCGAGCGGCGACCGCTTCGGCGGCGAGGCGACCCAGGCGGTCGAGGTGACGGGCGACTACGACTTCACGGCGACGCGCAATGAGTACGTCGTCGAGGCGAAGCCCGAGCCGGCGGCCGTGGCGGAGACGCCGCTCACCCTCGCCGCGCCGCCCGCGGTCGTCCCCGATCCGGGGTCGGCGCAGGCCTACGCGGCCACCGCGGTCGCGTCCCGGGGCTGGGGCTCCGGCGAGTTCGACTGCCTCGTCGCGCTCTGGAACAAGGAGTCGGGCTGGCGGGTCAACGCAATGAACCCGTACAGCGGCGCGTACGGCATCCCCCAGGCGCTGCCGGGCTCGAAGATGGCCACCGCCGGCGCCGACTGGCAGACGAACGCCGCGACGCAGATCGAGTGGGGCCTGGGCTACATCGCCGGCCGGTACGGCACGCCGTGCGGCGCGTGGTCGCACTCGCAGTCGGTCGGTTGGTACTAG
- a CDS encoding AI-2E family transporter, with protein sequence MKIQNAFRLGLVGTLGVGLGLLIILSVVSLSTIITYIGAALFLALGLDPVVTWLERRGFPRWAAIITVMAAVVALVTGLVLAVVPIIVDEVGQLIDQIPVIFRRIESGELVDVLSQQFPMLRVEDILQGISDAAVDLVNDPASVAELAGGVLAVAFSIGAAVFGGIVVLILTLYFTASLNSMKRATYQLVPASRRARFADLTEQITQSVGRFVVGQVSLASINGVASFIFLSIIQAPFPAVLAFVAFTLSLIPLVGTLTGSVIIVLVSLIPGIGSPLTALVAAIYYVIYMQVEAYVLSPHIMNRAVQVPGAVVVVAALAGGSLLGVLGALIAIPVAASILLIIKQVIIPRQNER encoded by the coding sequence GTGAAGATCCAGAACGCGTTCCGCCTCGGCCTGGTCGGCACCCTCGGTGTCGGCCTGGGCCTGCTCATCATCCTGTCGGTCGTCAGCCTCTCGACGATCATCACGTACATCGGGGCCGCGCTGTTCCTCGCCCTCGGTCTCGACCCCGTCGTGACCTGGCTGGAACGGCGCGGCTTCCCGCGTTGGGCCGCCATCATCACGGTGATGGCGGCCGTGGTCGCGCTCGTCACGGGCCTGGTGCTCGCGGTCGTGCCGATCATCGTCGACGAGGTCGGCCAGCTGATCGACCAGATCCCCGTGATCTTCCGGCGCATCGAGTCGGGCGAGCTCGTCGACGTGCTCAGCCAGCAGTTCCCGATGCTCCGGGTGGAGGACATCCTCCAGGGCATCTCCGACGCGGCCGTCGACCTCGTGAACGATCCGGCGAGCGTCGCGGAACTCGCCGGCGGCGTCCTCGCGGTCGCGTTCAGCATCGGCGCGGCCGTGTTCGGCGGCATCGTCGTGCTGATCCTCACGCTCTACTTCACGGCGTCGCTCAACTCGATGAAGCGCGCGACCTACCAGCTGGTGCCCGCCTCGCGCCGCGCGCGGTTCGCCGACCTCACCGAGCAGATCACCCAGTCGGTCGGCCGCTTCGTGGTCGGCCAGGTCTCGCTCGCCTCGATCAACGGCGTCGCGAGCTTCATCTTCCTCTCCATCATCCAGGCGCCGTTCCCGGCGGTGCTCGCGTTCGTCGCCTTCACGCTCTCGCTGATCCCCCTCGTCGGCACGCTGACCGGCTCGGTGATCATCGTGCTGGTCTCGCTCATCCCGGGAATCGGCTCACCGCTCACCGCGCTCGTCGCGGCGATCTACTACGTGATCTACATGCAGGTCGAGGCGTACGTGCTGAGCCCGCACATCATGAACCGTGCGGTGCAGGTGCCCGGCGCCGTGGTCGTCGTCGCCGCGCTCGCGGGCGGCTCGCTGCTCGGCGTGCTCGGCGCCCTCATCGCGATCCCCGTGGCCGCGTCGATCCTGCTCATCATCAAGCAGGTCATCATCCCCCGGCAGAACGAGCGCTGA
- a CDS encoding DivIVA domain-containing protein, giving the protein MVEETEFTQVFRGYDKDEVDKALVDLRRELLNANTQLAEQGKEVKRLVARIDDLNAELEEVGNPTFSGLGTKLENTLRVAEEQSTRLIAQADIDAEKLRRAADDEVALLRSDAQEFAERTVSEARAQATRTLENARAEADDMVARAHDHSEQLRQDAARDAAAIRGAIATEAAELRTTAKRESDAMRSEAEREAAKVLQEANTEAEEARSTAEGLAEETEQTRAEVAIELDRARAELGKETEQARLDLARETEQARLDLEREGAESRAGIEAEAAEGRVALAHEIEQARADLQREIDAAREGIEQEREQVKVDLEREAETAKLKLEHELERVRARHEAGLDQARADLALDQDQARADFEAEAEGARIELDNQLAAMRKKTTHEVTRMRREIEQARTDLDAELTAKRDDAEQELLTAHRQAVAETQKFLDDANAELAEAIARTEESRAENERLEAELRSDILKSRERADEEARERIAAANEQARKMIAEADERTRALVADAEDRLSQIRIERDAVAGYFESLRGVLTQAEQVAANSSK; this is encoded by the coding sequence ATGGTCGAGGAGACCGAATTCACGCAGGTGTTCCGCGGATACGACAAGGACGAGGTCGACAAGGCACTCGTCGACCTGCGACGGGAGCTCCTCAACGCGAACACCCAGCTCGCCGAGCAGGGCAAGGAGGTCAAGCGCCTCGTCGCCCGCATCGACGACCTGAATGCCGAGCTCGAGGAGGTCGGCAACCCGACGTTCTCCGGCCTCGGCACGAAGCTCGAGAACACGCTGCGCGTGGCCGAGGAGCAGTCGACGCGCCTCATCGCGCAGGCCGACATCGACGCCGAGAAGCTGCGCCGCGCAGCCGACGACGAGGTGGCGCTGCTGCGCTCCGACGCCCAGGAGTTCGCAGAGCGCACCGTCTCCGAGGCGCGCGCCCAGGCGACGCGCACGCTCGAGAACGCACGCGCCGAGGCCGACGACATGGTCGCCCGCGCCCACGACCACAGCGAGCAGCTGCGGCAGGACGCCGCGCGCGACGCGGCCGCGATCCGTGGGGCGATCGCGACCGAGGCCGCCGAGCTGCGCACGACCGCCAAGCGCGAGTCCGACGCGATGCGCTCGGAGGCCGAGCGCGAGGCCGCGAAGGTCCTGCAGGAGGCGAACACCGAGGCCGAGGAGGCCCGCAGCACCGCCGAGGGCCTGGCCGAGGAGACCGAGCAGACCCGCGCCGAGGTGGCCATCGAGCTCGACCGCGCACGCGCGGAGCTCGGCAAGGAGACCGAGCAGGCCCGCCTCGACCTCGCCCGGGAGACCGAGCAGGCCCGCCTCGACCTCGAGCGCGAGGGCGCCGAGTCGCGCGCCGGCATCGAGGCGGAGGCCGCCGAGGGCCGCGTCGCCCTCGCGCACGAGATCGAGCAGGCGCGCGCCGACCTGCAGCGCGAGATCGACGCCGCACGCGAGGGCATCGAGCAGGAGCGCGAGCAGGTGAAGGTCGACCTCGAGCGCGAGGCCGAGACCGCCAAGCTCAAGCTCGAGCACGAGCTCGAGCGCGTGCGCGCCCGCCACGAGGCCGGACTCGACCAGGCCCGCGCCGACCTGGCGCTCGACCAGGACCAGGCCCGCGCCGACTTCGAGGCGGAGGCCGAGGGCGCCCGCATCGAGCTCGACAACCAGCTCGCCGCGATGCGCAAGAAGACCACGCACGAGGTCACCCGCATGCGCCGCGAGATCGAGCAGGCCCGCACCGACCTCGACGCCGAGCTCACCGCGAAGCGCGACGACGCCGAGCAGGAGCTGCTCACCGCGCACCGCCAGGCCGTGGCCGAGACGCAGAAGTTCCTCGACGACGCGAACGCCGAGCTCGCCGAGGCGATCGCCCGCACCGAGGAGAGCCGCGCCGAGAACGAGCGCCTCGAGGCGGAGCTGCGCTCCGACATCCTCAAGTCGCGCGAGCGCGCCGACGAGGAGGCCCGCGAGCGCATCGCCGCCGCCAACGAGCAGGCCCGCAAGATGATCGCCGAGGCCGACGAGCGCACGCGCGCCCTCGTGGCCGACGCCGAGGACCGCCTGTCGCAGATTAGGATCGAGCGTGACGCGGTCGCCGGCTACTTCGAGAGCCTCCGCGGCGTCTTGACCCAGGCAGAGCAGGTGGCCGCCAACTCCTCCAAGTAG
- a CDS encoding DivIVA domain-containing protein, with amino-acid sequence MINRLARPEGHRFDRVSFLAVGYSTREVDRFTQKLMRYFRDGAPISVDDVRTVVFRPQRGGYREVQVDLVLDAVVDVMLAVR; translated from the coding sequence GTGATCAACCGTCTCGCGCGCCCCGAGGGCCACCGGTTCGACCGGGTTTCCTTCCTCGCGGTCGGCTACAGCACCCGCGAGGTCGACCGATTCACGCAGAAGCTCATGCGCTACTTCCGCGACGGTGCGCCGATCAGCGTCGACGACGTGCGCACCGTGGTGTTCCGCCCCCAGCGAGGGGGCTATCGCGAGGTGCAGGTCGACCTCGTGCTCGACGCCGTCGTCGACGTCATGCTGGCCGTGCGATGA
- the rpsB gene encoding 30S ribosomal protein S2: MAVVTIRQLLDSGVHFGHQTRRWNPKMKRFIFTERSGIYIIDLQQSLAYIDKAYDFVKETVAHGGTILFVGTKKQAQESIAEQATRVGQPYVNQRWLGGLLTNFQTVSKRLARMKELEELDYEGTTSGFTKKELLLKKRELDKLHKSLGGIRNLAKTPSALWVVDTKKEHLAIDEAKKLGIPVIAILDTNCDPDEVQYPIPGNDDAIRSVSLLTRIVADAAAEGLIQRHQKPEEGAEAAEPLAEWEQELLQAQTPEQSSAETDKVDGPTAEAQEVAEVPEVVAAEAATEAPAADEAAAK, from the coding sequence ATGGCCGTCGTCACCATTCGCCAGCTGCTCGACAGCGGCGTGCACTTCGGGCACCAGACCCGTCGCTGGAACCCCAAGATGAAGCGATTCATCTTCACCGAGCGTTCCGGCATCTACATCATCGACCTGCAGCAGTCGCTCGCCTACATCGACAAGGCCTACGACTTCGTCAAGGAGACGGTCGCCCACGGCGGCACCATCCTCTTCGTCGGCACCAAGAAGCAGGCGCAGGAGTCGATCGCCGAGCAGGCGACGCGCGTGGGCCAGCCCTACGTCAACCAGCGCTGGCTCGGCGGCCTCCTCACCAACTTCCAGACGGTGTCGAAGCGCCTCGCCCGCATGAAGGAGCTCGAGGAGCTCGACTACGAGGGCACGACCTCGGGCTTCACCAAGAAGGAGCTGCTGCTCAAGAAGCGCGAGCTCGACAAGCTGCACAAGTCGCTCGGCGGCATCCGCAACCTCGCGAAGACCCCGTCGGCCCTCTGGGTGGTCGACACCAAGAAGGAGCACCTCGCGATCGACGAGGCCAAGAAGCTCGGCATCCCCGTGATCGCCATCCTCGACACCAACTGCGACCCCGACGAGGTCCAGTACCCCATCCCGGGCAACGACGACGCGATCCGCTCGGTGAGCCTGCTCACCCGCATCGTCGCCGACGCCGCGGCCGAGGGTCTCATCCAGCGTCACCAGAAGCCCGAGGAGGGCGCCGAGGCCGCCGAGCCGCTCGCCGAGTGGGAGCAGGAGCTCCTCCAGGCGCAGACGCCGGAGCAGTCGTCGGCCGAGACCGACAAGGTCGACGGCCCCACCGCTGAGGCCCAGGAGGTCGCCGAGGTGCCCGAGGTCGTCGCCGCAGAGGCCGCGACCGAGGCCCCGGCCGCCGACGAGGCCGCCGCCAAGTAG
- a CDS encoding murein hydrolase activator EnvC family protein: protein MTASLPRPGRPGRPLRLALPAAAVALLACMLAPGVATASPASSVRDPLATTVSVQIASVVSPGAAWRWPVAAPISVVAGYRAGDTVYSAGHRGVDLAAREGDPVFAPDDGVVAFAGWVGDRTLVTVDHGDGVVSTLEPVVPSVAVGELVRAGDALGTRSTGGHCADCLHLGARVDMRYVSPLVFLGGVPRAVLLPLD, encoded by the coding sequence ATGACCGCTTCCCTCCCCCGCCCGGGCCGTCCGGGCCGACCGCTCCGCCTCGCGCTTCCCGCCGCTGCCGTGGCGCTGCTCGCCTGCATGCTCGCGCCCGGGGTCGCCACGGCGAGCCCCGCGTCGTCGGTGCGCGACCCGCTCGCCACGACCGTCTCCGTCCAGATCGCCTCGGTCGTCTCCCCGGGCGCCGCGTGGCGGTGGCCGGTCGCCGCGCCGATCTCGGTCGTCGCGGGCTACCGCGCCGGCGACACCGTGTACTCGGCAGGGCACCGCGGCGTCGACCTCGCCGCGCGGGAGGGTGACCCGGTGTTCGCACCCGACGACGGCGTGGTCGCGTTCGCGGGCTGGGTCGGCGACCGCACGCTCGTCACGGTCGACCACGGCGACGGGGTGGTCTCGACGCTCGAGCCGGTCGTCCCCTCCGTCGCGGTGGGCGAACTCGTGCGGGCCGGCGACGCGCTCGGCACCCGATCGACGGGCGGACACTGCGCCGACTGCCTTCATCTCGGTGCACGCGTCGACATGCGGTACGTCTCGCCGCTGGTGTTCCTCGGCGGCGTGCCGCGAGCGGTGCTGCTGCCGCTCGACTGA
- a CDS encoding DivIVA domain-containing protein, with amino-acid sequence MHSTFPRVRRPRLGYHVEQVDAFLARARRAYDGVGGEADALAAEDIRLTAFSMQKGGYSTAHVDGALERLEDAFAARERQRAAADQGEGSGSTRHARPRRS; translated from the coding sequence GTGCACTCGACCTTCCCGCGCGTCAGGCGTCCACGGCTCGGCTACCACGTCGAGCAGGTCGATGCGTTCCTCGCGCGGGCGCGACGCGCCTACGACGGCGTCGGCGGCGAGGCCGACGCGCTCGCGGCCGAGGACATCCGCCTGACGGCGTTCTCGATGCAGAAGGGCGGCTACTCGACCGCGCACGTCGACGGCGCGCTGGAACGCCTCGAGGACGCCTTCGCCGCACGCGAGCGTCAGCGCGCCGCCGCCGACCAGGGCGAGGGGAGTGGATCAACGAGGCACGCGCGACCGCGCAGGTCGTGA
- the frr gene encoding ribosome recycling factor — protein MIADVLSDASTRMNKAVEVAKDDFATVRTGRANPQLFQKIMVSYYGTPTPLNQLASLQNPEARTLVVTPYDKSALRDIEQAIRDTPNLGANPNNDGNIIRVTLPELTEERRKEYVKLVRSKAEDARVSVRNIRRTAKSDLEALKGEVGDDEVVRGEKELEQVTKTHVDAIDEALKRKEAELLEV, from the coding sequence GTGATCGCGGATGTACTGTCCGATGCCTCCACCCGCATGAACAAGGCCGTCGAAGTCGCCAAGGACGACTTCGCGACCGTGCGCACGGGGCGCGCCAACCCCCAGCTGTTCCAGAAGATCATGGTCAGCTACTACGGCACGCCGACCCCGCTGAACCAGCTCGCGTCCCTGCAGAACCCCGAAGCGCGCACGCTGGTCGTCACCCCGTACGACAAGAGCGCCCTGCGCGACATCGAGCAGGCGATCCGCGACACGCCGAACCTCGGCGCGAACCCGAACAACGACGGCAACATCATCCGCGTCACCCTGCCGGAGCTCACCGAGGAGCGCCGCAAGGAGTACGTGAAGCTCGTGCGGTCGAAGGCGGAGGACGCCCGGGTGTCGGTGCGCAACATCCGCCGCACCGCCAAGAGCGACCTCGAGGCGCTCAAGGGCGAGGTCGGCGACGACGAGGTCGTGCGCGGCGAGAAGGAGCTCGAGCAGGTCACCAAGACGCACGTCGACGCGATCGACGAGGCGCTCAAGCGCAAGGAAGCCGAACTCCTCGAGGTCTGA